Genomic window (Nicotiana sylvestris chromosome 7, ASM39365v2, whole genome shotgun sequence):
CAGGAGCGTGAACTTGTGAAATGCAAGTTGCCAAATAAGTCTGATGCTTTCAACAAAGTGGAAGTCACTCTATCTTTGGGAAACTCTTCAGCATCCCCGAACGAGCAAGCTGGCAATAAACGTCATGCTGGGGATAATTCTGATTCGAGCTCTCTTATTCATGCCATTGGCCGTGACAATTCCATCGGCTGTCTCATTCATTGCTCTCGGTCGGATTATGGTGCCATAGCATCTTTGAATCGTAGCTTTCACTCATTGATTAGGAGCGGAGAACTTTACAAATTGCGGCGGGAAAATGGTGTGGTTGAGCATTGGGTTTATTTCTCCTGCCAACTGGTTGAATGGGAAGCTTTTGATCCTAGTCGCGGTCGTTGGATGCATCTGCCAGCTATGACTCCTGATGAGTGTTTCGTGTTGTCTGACAAGGAGTCGTTGGCGGTTGGCACAGAGCTGCTTGTGTTTGGAAAGGAGATCTTTTCGCATGTCATTTATCGTTACAGTTTATTGACAAACACGTGGTCATCTGGGATGCGGATGAATGTACCAAGATGTTTGTTTGGTTCTGCCAGCATTGGGGAGATTGGCATTCTAGCTGGTGGCTGCGACTCACAAGGCAAAATACTTAGCTCAGCTGAACTTTACAATTCGGAGGCAGGAACGTGGAAGACTTTACCGAGCATGAACAAGCCACGTAAGATGTGTTCAGGGGTATTCATGGATGCGAAATTTTATGTGATAGGAGGAATTGGAGGAGCCGAATCGAAGCGATTGACTTGTGGGGAGGAGTATGATCTTGAAAAAGGAACGTGGCGTGAAATCCCAAACATGTCTCCTGTGCAAGCTAACGCTGCTACATCTGATGCACCTCCTTTGGTTGCAGTTGTAGACAATGAGCTGTACGCGGCTGATTATGCTGACATGGAGGTGAGGAAGTATGACAAGCAAAATAAAGCGTGGGTTACCATAGGACGGCTGCCCGAAAGAGCAGCTTCCATGTGTGGTTGGGGTTTGGCTTTTCGAGCATGTGGTAACAGGCTAATTGTAATTGGTGGACCCAAGGGAGGTGCAGAATATATTGAAGTGAATTCATGGGTTCCAAGTGAAGGGCCGATACAATGGGACTTGCTTGGCCGAAAGCGATCTGGTAGCTTTGTGTATAACTGTGCTGTCATGGGGTGCTGATCTTATAATCCTGGTCTTTTGTCCTTGATGATGTTATCTTGATccatctttctttttgttttaagtTCATGTTTGTTCTTTTCTAGCAATCTTTATCGTTGTATTGCAATTTGCATTTAAGGGGAAAAATAGGACAATGAAATTCCATAATTGTATGCTGATAGACAAGCGAGTTCCTATCTCATCTCATCTTTATTTTCCCTCCTTTATAAGATTTGATATGTTTGAAAAATAGTTGCATCTTCGTGAAGTCACACCATTACTTCTTGAGATATGACATATGcatgtgttttacgtgattttgTCTTTCATTCCGTCTGAAGTTTTTCACCCAGAGTTTAGTTAATTCACTCATAACTCTTTGCATTTGTTAATTTCTCTCTACATCTTAGTCTCAGAGCATCTAGTACTAGAACAAGGGGAGGACAGATGCACCGCAATTGCTGCAAatagaagaagaggaaaagaaggTGAAGTGTGTTATACGTCACAActttttgaggtttgattcctgCGCTTAGTAAAATTAGGGCAACATTGCTAACCCTCGTCTCGTAATTTTTAACCTATTACATTCTTCACTAACTTTGAAATTTAAAATGATAATCAAAGAACTCATTTTCTAGTCGGCTTATGGAGATTACAACTCTTTTTGTTGTTTCACAATCAGAAAACGCGATTGACATTTTTAGTAGACTTTCATTTTCAGTCTTGAAAGTTATTTTCCAGCTGGAATCTCTTCATAAGCAAATCCATTTGATCTCTGTGTAGATTACTGTTACTAATGAGTGGTAATTAGTTTTCCAGAATAGCATCTGAACTTACTATTGTATTATACACTCTGCAGTAACTTTATAATGGTCAATAAGAAGGTTTCACTTCTTAGATTTTATTCCAGTTATTACTTAACCTTTTGGGGACTTTCCCCTGATGAATTtaattctttttctctctttggAGGTTCATAATAAAGTGCACTGTCTTTTTAAATTTGAAGCAAAATTTTAGTTGCATCTATAAAACTCGGTATCATAGTCCATATGTATTAACTGTGCTGAGTGTGCACCCTGTTGTAGTTTGTGATAGTTGAATGTATTCATTAGTGAAGCCAAAAATGTAAATAGTGATACAGCTAAGTACCATCTGGATTTGGATGACTTGAATAGCCTTCTTTTGGTATTTTCCTCACCTCCATGAGGTTCTTATTGTTATTTGGGAATGTATGCCAGGTGTTACCACGGTA
Coding sequences:
- the LOC138868109 gene encoding F-box/kelch-repeat protein SKIP11-like; the protein is MLEDQSCLVSKDCQRESNLVACMNGKEPLVNYQERELVKCKLPNKSDAFNKVEVTLSLGNSSASPNEQAGNKRHAGDNSDSSSLIHAIGRDNSIGCLIHCSRSDYGAIASLNRSFHSLIRSGELYKLRRENGVVEHWVYFSCQLVEWEAFDPSRGRWMHLPAMTPDECFVLSDKESLAVGTELLVFGKEIFSHVIYRYSLLTNTWSSGMRMNVPRCLFGSASIGEIGILAGGCDSQGKILSSAELYNSEAGTWKTLPSMNKPRKMCSGVFMDAKFYVIGGIGGAESKRLTCGEEYDLEKGTWREIPNMSPVQANAATSDAPPLVAVVDNELYAADYADMEVRKYDKQNKAWVTIGRLPERAASMCGWGLAFRACGNRLIVIGGPKGGAEYIEVNSWVPSEGPIQWDLLGRKRSGSFVYNCAVMGC